Within [Chlorobium] sp. 445, the genomic segment AAGCGCTGGAAGTTGCACGCACTGTGATGAAACGGCGCAATGTTACGCTTACACCTGACTATGAAACACTCTTTCGTGCTGCATACACAAAAGAATTCTGTTAGCATGCGCTTTATCTTTCAATTATGGCACTTTGCGAAAGCGCGTGTGAGCCAGCAGCAGTTCAATTGCTAGAAAAATTAAGGCGGGTGCAAGAAATTGTGCAAACTCTTCTTTGTATTCTACATAAGTTTCTACTTCGACTTTTGTTTTCTCGAGTGCATCAATTTCGTTGTAAATTTTCTTTAAGCTCTCGTAGTCTGTTGCGCGAAAGTATTTTCCACCCGTCAGTTCAGCAATGCGTGTGAGTGTTGCGTCATCGACATCGACCTTGACACGCATGTATCGTTTGCCGAAAAGTGGATCTTCAAAAGGATAGTTTGCGTAGCCTTGTGTGCCTGCACCTACCGTGTAAATCTTGATGCCTAAAGCTGCCGCAAGTTCTGCTGCTGTAATGGGCTCAATTTCTCCCGCGTTGTTTTGTCCATCGGTGAGCAAAATAATCAGTTTGGTTTTAGCCTTAGAGTCACGCAACCGATTCGTTGCTGTCGCAATTGCCATACCGATTGCTGTGCCATCCTCGTCTAACATTCCGGCTTTGAGTTTGGCAATGAACGACTTGAGCAGATTATAGTCGAGCGTCAGCGGACACTGCGTAAAACTTTGTCCAGCAAACACCACTAAGCCAATGCGATCGCTTATGCGATTGTTAATGAATTCAATAGCAACATCCTTAGCTGCTTCAATGCGATTTTTCGGCTCAAAGTCTTCGGCAAGCATGGAGCCTGAGAGATCAATGACTAAGATGATGTCAATTCCTTCGGCGTAGATGATTTGCTTTTGATTCTCTAGGCGCGGT encodes:
- a CDS encoding aerotolerance regulator BatA, translating into MFEMFFQREFSFQNPEAFWLLLTLPLLAFWQWHRERTGKVATLIFSDVRQVAEAHKSMFSVKSFRHSLTLLRLMALALLIVALARPRLENQKQIIYAEGIDIILVIDLSGSMLAEDFEPKNRIEAAKDVAIEFINNRISDRIGLVVFAGQSFTQCPLTLDYNLLKSFIAKLKAGMLDEDGTAIGMAIATATNRLRDSKAKTKLIILLTDGQNNAGEIEPITAAELAAALGIKIYTVGAGTQGYANYPFEDPLFGKRYMRVKVDVDDATLTRIAELTGGKYFRATDYESLKKIYNEIDALEKTKVEVETYVEYKEEFAQFLAPALIFLAIELLLAHTRFRKVP